Below is a genomic region from Cloeon dipterum chromosome 2, ieCloDipt1.1, whole genome shotgun sequence.
taaaattaattcaaataattatttaaaacaatcccTTGAAAgataatctaattaatttaattttttaaatcatgacCGTTTCTTAATAATTTCGAATATTAtatcttattattatttttaaaagtaaaaatctcctgaaaattaattgcgtaaagataaaaaagactTCATTCTTCACTACAAGTCCAACTTacctatttaaaattgtgccaCGTGTCTCTTTTGAACTGAATCTTacttcaaataaatatgacattcagtcttattaaaaaaagctcCACTTGTAAAGCAAAAACAGCTGCTGCTTCCACACTCCCATCTAGTCGCACCTTTCTCAATCAACTACCCTGAACTACTTTTGAATTTCGATCCAGCAGCTGATTACAAGCGTGCAACAAAGAAGCTGTCTATGTTTCCACGCTCCCAGCTGCGGTCGCGGTCGAGCCTCCTCGATTGCCCTGAAGGTGGCAGGGAAGTGCGGCAGGCAATCAGCTGTAACCACAAAAACACCGCTGGATGAAGCCGTGGGTGCATCGAGACGCGACAACTTGgcttttcttggaaaataattgtgtAACTTGggtaattttaatctttaaaccCTTTTTAACGATTCATATTTagtttttggaattaataGTGTTAATCATCCTTTCCCAAGCAGCACAATGGCGGAAAATTTTGACCCGATTCAGGACGTATTTGAGGTGTTAAATAAGCATTTCGATGCgcagaaaaaagcagagtCTGATTTCAAGAGAGCTGGGTGAGAGCTTGAAAATCCTTCAGcctttttgttccttttttaaatatttttttctttagtttCGCCATGAATCTTAAAAAGCTTAGAAAGCCTGATTGTCGAGGAGAGACTTCAAATTCTTATggtttgtataaatttatttaattattctgagGTGTTATAAAcacttctttttaaaatatattgaaaattgaaatacagTCACGACTATATGTGATTTAAGTCTTTTAACTCTCTAGATGAAAATCGTTTTCAACCTGCCAGGATCAAGACAAAAAACTGCGACTTTTGTGGATACTCTCCTCCATCAGAAAACCAATTAGTCTTAATCTCCAAAGGCGTCCAGCCGAAAAAGGATTATTTGAGGATTTGTACCGAGTGCGTCACCAGAACAAAGTATTTAACCCCTTTTAATTGTgttaagagaaatttaaaaattaaaattcacaggcAGACCCTGGAGGATTTCTGCGAAATGATGAACATTCCCAAGATGGAGGATTTGACAGATGAAGCTCGTCAGATAATTCGCGAAATATTTGGTAAGCCCTTTAAGCTTTAAGAGTTCGAAGCCGGCaaaagatggcgccaccgaatacttttgtaataaatttaattttattgcacttcagctgcgattttaaactcaatctagctactgtgcattcttcacttcatatactttcttttgacgtgctgaaaaccaaaatcggttaaaccaatcgccgtagaatcgtgaaaaactatttctcgaataaaaaattattttccaacgtttctgcGGTGAATGGCTTACCCGATTTTAGTTAtaagcacgtcaaaagaaagaatattaagtgaagaatgaacaagagcaggattgagtctgaaatcgcagcggaagttctttaaaatttaatttataacgaaagtatacggtggcgccatctgttggcggcttcggaTACTTTAGGGTTTTATACATCTGTTgtattttgtgattttgaatTAACCGCATCAACTATTTTCAATTCCAGACAATGATGATTGCGTAGGCATGTGGTTTGAGAGAGGAGAGTGCACCCTGTGCACCCTGGAGGGTAAAAACGTTTCCCTCAGCGTCCACGAGATGGAGGACCACGTGCTGGAGCATCACCGCGACACCTCGGCTGGCGGCAAGTGCGTGAAGGATTGCAACCTGCACTTCAGGACCTTGGAGGAAAGGGCCGATCACGAGCGCTACTGCGGCGCGTGGTGCAGGGAGTGCGGCACTTGCTTCCTGAAGTGCGACGCCCACTTCAGGGACGTGCACCATGCTTACGTGTGTCCGGGCGTCGGGTGCGTGGGGACCTTCCGTTCCCTTCGCACTGCCTGCAAACACGTTTCCTGGTACCACCTTTGGAAGGTcgaggtatttttttttctccaaatattttcctgaatgaagaaattaattttattctattattttagaaatctgGTGATGGGCCAGCAGCCGCGCTGAGCCGAGCCAAACTTTTCTTAAGCCACCAGCCAGAATTTGCATCTTCATTTCATGTTTCATCATCAGTCGGGTGCGTTGGAACCTCCCATTCCCTTCGCACAGTCTGAAACCACCTTTGGATGATGGTCGAGTGATTTTTctccaacaaaaatattcctggCTGATGAATATAATCCAACGAATTTGGTTTACTCGAGTAAATCATAAAAacgtaattttcatttcaaaaaattcacaacatttcaataaaatttagcatgACGCAAAATTCAAGAggatcacattttttattggtaCTAAGAACCCTAAAAACAGCTCTCTTTTTGGAAGGCTAGAAAAGAATCTTTGTAAACAGAAGACGCCCGGCGAAATAtttcaggaaataattttttatgctcgatcatctttttttattttcaaaatagaggaattattattttaagcagGAATTTCGAACGGTAGTTCTCGTCTGATGGCTGGAAAATTGGTCCAATCAGCAGTTTTTGTAAAGGTAAGTGGTTGCAATCTCAGGAACGACCTGATTCGTCTTTTAGGGCGACGAAAAATGTGTCGGGAAAATTATCGTTTGGAAAGAAACGTTGTAGGGTAAGCTATTCAGGCATTTTAACTTGCCTAAATAATTGTTACTGCGAAAGGTGACACGGCAAAATCTCAGTTACGACCTGAACCGCAGCAGAAATAAAGATGGCttgcacttttaaaaaatacgcgCTGAAAAATTACTCTGGTGTTTTTAATAACATCGTGAGGTTGATAAAGAATTTCTTTGTAGCTTTCAGTTTCTGACGCTAGGTGGCGGTATAATCTCAGGTACGGCCTGATTCGTTGAGCCAGGGTGATGCGCAGTAATTATCAAGTTGACGCCTGACGCATCGAGggaccattttcagctgtccGGCCGTGATTCGCAGGTAGGAAACGCACAAAATACGAAATTTTAGCTCCGCTGATGACAAATCTTCGATGTATCTCGCCCGTTTTCGTTTTGCATAGCGTCCCGTCAGGTTTTTGTACCTTTATATAACCGCGTACGCGTGTGTTTTTCTTCTGCACCCTCTAAACCGAAATACGAGAACGCAAAATTCGGGAATAGTAAATTATGcctaaaaaccatttttttggACAGATCAAGAGTCAATTTACACTGTTTTCAATTCCATTACAgtttaattacttttgaaaatcctgaaattCCACATTTTTGGAGCAACCGACGAAGTGGGCGTGGTATACACCATCAAGGCGCGAACGCGAAGGGGAAAATTGACCAGAGATGAAGTAAATGCAAAGTACTTGACGTTATTCTGACAAAATCTTATTTTCCAACTTTCTAAGTGAAACTCTCTGtataaatttaaccattttaactCATTGAATCACCtggaaaaggttaaaaacGGAATTCTTAAGATCACTATTTTTATCTCCTTTGCTTACACCCATCAGATCCAGTGATTGTCATTTTTCACCGCGTGTACCTTTCGTCAGGGATAGCCCAGggccaaaacaaacaaaaaatggcttTATTTTAGACGCGAAATATATTTCGGgtcattttaaaaccaaatgcGAGTCGATCAGATCAAAATCGTAGGACTAGatagtttttaaactttgaaaaacgtgattttttggTTTCCCTCATGGACGACATTCGGAAACTATTATTTTGAGATAGTTTTAGTTCTGATTTTAACTATTCCACGATGACCAGCCCGTCCTCTTCTAATTGACAAAAACTTATGCGAAAcagagtttgaattttttgcgaCCCAAAGGCGAATaatggcgatttttttaaaaaaaatgtgcgaaaatggttttatttttgttaaaattcagccgCTCGTCCGATTCTCGATCACGATCCCTCATCGGACAAGTCTCGGTCTGCACTTCAACCTGGCATACCCTGATGacatttttcagggtaccccgacctgaaatCCTCTACGAGGCCgatttttgatgatttttcaacaatttggtGGTACTCACAGTCAGAGTCAGCCATGATATTTGACCCTTGTCCTTCATTagccttcctcaggtcgcgtgaCCTGAGATCTGGCCCCAGAATGATTATTTTCCGTCgcttattatgatttttactgGCAAGTGAGCGTAAAGCTTGCGTGAAATCCTCTTCAGCCTCATAGACTGCAAAAATTCTGCCATTCAAATCCCCAGAGTTGCCGGCAATGTACGCAACTGGCTTGACAATAGCACCAAGCAGTGTGCATAACCAGAGAAAAAGTACACTGCTTTTCATTTCAGCTTggccattaaaattattttatcttaatttagTCAAATGGAAatgcagaaataaaatgtctGTGCGAATAagcacagcaataaatttaaaatgcatgcagaaaattaatattaaataaagggaaaaaatattttgtcctcGCTTTTTTCCTTCCGACCAACTGCATACTCCCTCTTTccttgagataaaaattagagGGCTAAGGAAATAAAGAAGTTAAGTTTATTCATCATTTACAACCGAGATCCGAATACATGGTGCTCATTCACGGCAAGATTTTCAGACATTGCAGAGACTCGGAAGTAGTAGCGTCTTCGCCACCTGGTGACCTGGAAGGTGCCGGTGCAACGTATTCGCACAGAGGTTCCTGTTGACCAGGGCCGCTGTCGTTGTTATTCTCAACTGTATCACGAGAAGCCTCTCCAGGTTTCTTGGAAGTTCTCGGCGTCGCTTTCCTTCTTCCTGCCGATCGCGGGCTGATGATGAGAAGTATAGCAGAAGGGGGCGTGGCAATGGCCTGGACGTCATCGACCACCCTGTACTGCCCTTCAATGGCGCCGTTGTCACGGAAAATGGACGTTTTCTGGGCTTCGCTGGTGTTTTGCAAAGGGGTGTTTTCTCTCTTCACTTTAAGTAgcagaaaaatcatgaaaCCCAACATGACGACGGTGCAGTAGGTCGTCATGATAATGATAAACTTTTGGTCAGATTTTGTTCTGGTCGGAATACGAATATGCGAGTGGGATCGTCCTGTAATGGTAAAAGAAGCACCGGTTAGTTAGTTCTTTTAGGAAATGGAATAAGTGGTGATTGAACAATTAATCGCCATGATGTCGTTCATTCTTGCTCCAACCGTCATTAATTCAAAGTGGAATGAGCCAAActttagcaatatttttttttaattaaaaataaacaaataaggACTGCTATTCCCCCACGACGTTTTGATAAAACCAAGAGAACTAAAATAGAATATTAACTAATTACTGGTTTAGTTTTCAgcctaaaaatttagaaatccacttgaaaatttgaaaattaaaccaacGTTTCAGTATTAGCTgtcaattctttaaaaatatactcacAGAATAAGAgccattataattattgcataattattattaataaattgagaTTAACGACAATGTGAAATTTTACAGAGGGGATTACTTACTTCGCGATTCCTCGACGATGTACGAATCTGCACTGACTGCAGCCTTCAAGAGCGTGTATTTTGGCTGTATTTCATCAACAACCACCATCCAAATGGTTCCATTCTGATCCAATACAAAAGTAAACGGCCATCTTCCAAATGATTCATTCAGTGCAGGCTCCTAAAACCAAGCAATgcactgattttaaattcgttacaaaattattctatATATACTTTGTATTCATggctaaaattaaagttaaactactttatttcatatttgagaaattctgcaagtattttttaatcaacgcATTAACAAAATTCACTAAATGCTCCGCACcaccaaatataaatttaatattcatctcgattttcaaaaataatagtaGAATAGCAAAGGGGccagtttcaaataaaaaacttcgGCAGCTACAAAGGCATATTCGCGGTCCATCCACCTCAAAAAAAGAGACGCGCGTGCTCCCAAGGCTGAACACTCAAAATCGCggaatatttatcattttgaaCCTCCACATTGAAAAGTTGACAAAATAGTTAACGACTAGTTCACTAAAATCGAGATTGATTTCTATTCTCAAATGTATTTTAAGTGAATTGGTGACCAAGTTACCTCATGAAAACGCTGCTGCACAAATGACTGAGAAGTGTTCAATAAGGAAGCGTAACTCTTAAACAGAAAGGCAGCATACGAGTTCCCgtggttgtccatcagcattctATTCGAATTTTCTGCAGTCCATTTTCCAGTTAGCTCCGGATTTGCAATTCCGTTGCGAAGGGTGGCAACGGAAAATGAATACAGATATCTATAGCCGGTTCTGGTGAGGTAGAGCTCTCTCGGTTCCTCATTCTTAGGGGACAGGGCAATGAACAAAACTTTGATTCCTTGCGTGTCCACAATCCAAGATGCATTTCTctccaaactaaacacgacaATGTTTTCGTGATACCACCGCGAGATGAAGGCCAAGGTTTCGTTGGGCGTTTCGTCAAGAACCAAGTCATgcgtcaatatttgaaaaggaaatcgatGAAGGAGTTCAATGTGATTGTTGGACAAGTTGAAAATCCATAGTTTGGAATTGCAATTGTCACTACCACTGTCCAGTACCCACAGCCTGCCAACAGAGTCCACTTCCATCCCtgttgcttcttcaattttgtcgCAGTTTCCGTATTCCTGCAAAAAaagtaattgaattttgacaCAAGTACAAGACTaccaattgaattaaataataattccgaGCACTTTTTACTcccattaaaatattcatcgaatttaatttatgttttgctACTTACATGCATGTGCCACGAAGGGAATGGAGTGAGCTTTGGGGGTGCAGaggacgcgctgctcgtcggcaaagacaccagaGTAACCGGAGTGTTATTGTATTTTGTAAGGCCGAGGAAAATCCTTGTTCCGTTAACTGCCATGTTTATAGGTTTTAAATTCTCTGGTTCGAAAGTTCCATCTTCCAAAGCCTCTGTCCTGCTGGCCTCCgacggccactcgtagtccaaTTCATTCCACTCGAAGACTTGAGTGAAGTTGGCTGCTACTGTGGCCAGAGATGATACGCCGAGGAGGGAAATGGCGCACAGGATTGGAGTCATGCTTCTATCCTTTCCTGCCCAACTGTTCACAAAAAGCACAgagattaataataaaagcgactctattttgacaaatttcggAGCAGGACGAACAACCAATGATCTTGTTTGCTGTACAGTCCACTTACCTTCTCATTGACTAACTAAGGGCCCCTTTGAGGCCTTTAACACTGAAAATACTAACGGAAAACCCCAAACActtgtgtttgtttacaaCCTGAGCGGCCTGTCCAGGATGCGTCGCACGCGGCCATCGGTGTGGGGATGCGGAAAGGAGCTTAGGACTCTAGTCGGCTATTGGTCGTCTAAGTACTTCACCCCGTTTCCTGCAGCTCGCATCTGCTCGCTCCTCCCGCACCTGAGCTGGCTGCGGAGCCGTTTTTGATTGGTCAGCTAAGGGTTTGCCTCCCTACGCGTTTTTTTCAAGTGAGAGGCGCGAAAGCCACGAGGGCGGCAGCAGgtcaacattaaaattaacctgctatattttttatatagatCGAAAACTCTACTATAACTAATCATAGCCAATATAAAGTACAATCAATTAAAGAGAGACTAAATATGCATCGAGCATGTGAACTGATTAAGTGATTGGCCAATTTTTTGAGTCACCGACGCTTACCTTCAACGGTCGATTTAAACCGCCCGCCGCACTTTCATTGGCTCTCTGGTGGGGCGCGCGCTGAGCGCCCCCACCTCTCCCGACCAGCCACGAAGTAGCTGAGGGTTGAGGGCATCGGGAAAGGTGGGGAAGTTCTGAGCCAGGTTAAAAATAGGCAAATATTGGCGGTTAAACATTCAAATGTCGAGAGGAACCATGAAACGAAACAAATAATGCCGAAATGAAGTTATAATGCATGAAAATAGTTCAGTCTCAATCAATGGGCCTTGCCGGCGAGCGGGCCGCTGGGCCTGTGCGCGTGCGGCCCAGCAGAGCTGGCGAATTACGGTCTGCTTGGCTAGCCTGCGCCTCTTGCCGGCGAGCGGCTGCCATCTTGGCTTGGAATCATATTTAACGGcaataataatcaattaattccACAGCGTTTGGGTTCTAACGCGGGCTCAAACTCATTCCACACAACAGCGAAGCTTTAATTAACATAATGCATGTTGTTATTCGGCCGCCTTCGCGCCTCAACACTCCAAAAAATAACTATCCGTTTCCCGCCTGCCATGCAGCTACAGTCACCGCACTTCTGAGCGGGTTTTGAGGGAAAACAGGGGGCGGCGCGTGTTCGACCTCAAGGAAGGACTTCAGCTGTAATTGTTCAATCATTTTGGCCGTTGGCACACTCATCTTTCGCCCTTGAAGATTACTTTAATGACGTACTCTCCAGTCACACACATTTACTCTGCGTGCACGTGGCCTTTCCCACGCGTCAAGCTCGCTAGATGGCGTTGGAGTTTGCCAGACGCGGGAACCCAGGGCGTGCATATTGGCCGCCACCTCtcacaaaactaaaattggtTAAGCTTTTTGCTACGCTGATTTGGTTGTTCAGCACgacaaattaaatctttttacgCCCAAAAATGTTAAGGAGCGGAATTAAACGCGAAAACGCAGTggaaatacaataaaatttaaattcagcggtggcgccatctattggtggcTTCGGGCACTAAGGACTCTCCCAATAAACGacttaaatacatataatcaAAATGGCCGACTCGAATTTTTTTccgattattttaaaattaaccggttttttcaattgaaatgtTTATCAAATTAATCGATTATTTCCTTACAAATCGACTATTTTCGCATTAATTATATCTAAAAACGATCATAGACTCTTGCAAATGACATTAAAtcaatcaacttttaatatttaaaaacaggtTTTATACCGGTTTCATCCCAATCACTAACCGTGCCCGACCTTCCTCAACTGACCTGAAGGTGGCACGTGAGATCGGGAGGGAAACATCAGCTGATCAAGTATAAACAGTCTGGGTCAGCTTCTTTTCGAGTGTCGCGTGGTGTTTGAGTCAGCGTAAAACTAATTTGTGTTTAATGCACTTGGAGAAGTcggaaaattccgaaaatgccGTTTTACTGCACCTGTTACCACGAGGATCCTGATCTTGTGAGACGCAATTTGGTGTGCCCAAATCCAAATTGCACGTTActgatgtaaaaaaatctttaattgaattttcacaatttttgaattgaaaattaatttttagaaggCAGGCTCCGCAAGGCCCGCGTTTTCACCGACCTGCTCAACAAGGTAAAATCAGGTTTTCTTTACATTAGATCGAGAtttagaatattaattaatttttccttgcgCAGCACTGCCCTATGCCAACCCGGCCTATAACCAGGATAatggaaatcaaaattatccGGCTTTTCCGAGAAATGTTccaggtattttttatttctaacattgcttgaatattttataaaaggcGCATTTTTCAGTTCCCCCGAGACACATCCAGCCTGGAATGTTCCTTGTACCTGAAGTTCCTGCAGCCCCacagaattttaatccttGTGGTAGGTcgaaattttttctcctgttgtgttcaaagccgccaacagatggcgccaccgtatactttagtaatttatttaatttcaagtcaCTTTCACACAGGGTTCCGAAAAAATCGggaattttactttttgtctAATATCAGGGTTTTTTACCTGACGATGTTCCGATTAATATTATTCGTACCGATGTCATCAATCCAAAGGGGACAGGCGAGGTATAGAGTCAGGTGAGAAAGCACTCCTCAAGGGGAAGAGCTCTCGTTCACACTTTAGCCTGGTCAGTTTAAACCAGGTGGGGAAAATTCGGAACCTTGTTCGTTGCAATTTCAGACTTACAAttaatcctgccactgtgaaTTCCTCACTTCATATCCGTTCTttcgacgtgctgaaaaccaaaatcggtccaGCCATTCCCTCACTCATATCCGTGAGCGAGCTAAGAAGTTCAGCATCCTCtggcaggtggcaggtcgatagctttttcagccaatcagaggacGTCTCAGAGTTTCTTGCCTGTTATGCCCGCGTGAAGAAGGAGCGAGGAGTAGAAGGGCGTAAGCGGTGTTtttcgtgggcgtaacaggcaacaaactccgatacggcctctgattggctgaaaaagctatcgacctgccacctgccaGTGAATGCTGAACTTCTTAGTTAGCTTGCTCACGGACGCTCCATATATGAGTGAGCTGAGCCATTCGCCGCAGggcgtagaaacgttggaaaagattttatatttctaaaaatagttttcaccattttacggcgattggctcaactgattttggttttcagcacgtctaaagaaaacattttaaatgaaaaaaaccacagtggcaggattgagtttgaaattgcAGCGAAATGAccttataattaaatatacggtggcgccatctgtgaGCAGCATCTAAAACTAGGAGCTCATTCAAAGAACCTAATGAAATTGGTCTTTCAGCTCCTCCTGCCCCTCGTCGTGTGCGTGCACTTTATAATGTAGAGCCTGGCCGACCACCTGCACTCATGGTCGGACAAAATCGTCAGCAGATGAACCGGCCTGCTGCTCGCCCGGAATTCCAAATTCCGCCTCCTGGGTTCGGGTACATAGCGCCAATAATGAGTGAAAACTATAGCTTTAACGCATCACGTTGCTCTTGGTGCAAATTGAAGTTTGGCGTTCTCACTTTCGAGAGGCTCACCCTTCAAAATAATAGGGCCGACGTTTGCGAGCTGTGCCTTGCGAGAACACAgtatgatatatttaaaaaatatttaatttccaatcctaatccttgatttatttttccaggatGACAATGGAAAGAATTTTCGGACGCATCGAATTCGATAATAATCGTAACAATAATTTCAGAAACATATTCGATTTCACAGGTTTGTAAACTATCCTATTTAAAGTTTGATGATGGTAAATTTACCCGAAATATCCTTTGATACACATGCGGATTAAgaacagtaaaaaatgtacatacattttcgagaaaatcggcctcaaagttagcattgttttTAACGGAGAATCTTAAAGTAATTTTgcaatcatgattttcaatgaaattccgcattttcCCAAAGAAAGACTCTCGCTGTCGGATAGATTTCGAtcagaggattccaaatcatgtgagaaaacatggtCAAGCCATGGGAATTTCGGAGAAAACGGGAatttctcaccccggaagcaattccTTTGCTTAACAAAGacggcgtaaccggtaaaattcgaataaaatggattttcgGGCAATTTCGGTAGAATATGAAGAACATTGGTCGATCatggttaaattttcattttaaaatcattttgtaaaatgaaaaaaatccactacattccactttaaggaattaattcaactttaaaaaattatttccattttcagaGACAGGCAGAGTTCTTGGATACATGAATGACATGGTCCAATGCAACCACTGCCCGAAAAAAATACCGAGAGAAGAAATAGTTCCTCACGTAATTGACATTCACAACGGCGGTGCCTTTTACAAATGTCCTCGTAACTGCGAAAACTACTTCAGAAATGATCAGATATTGCAGCACTCCGAACAATGCGTGCGCCAGTGTATCATCTGTGTCGCCAATGGAAATTTGAATGCGCCACTAAATCTCAT
It encodes:
- the LOC135936193 gene encoding uncharacterized protein LOC135936193, which produces MAENFDPIQDVFEVLNKHFDAQKKAESDFKRAGFAMNLKKLRKPDCRGETSNSYDENRFQPARIKTKNCDFCGYSPPSENQLVLISKGVQPKKDYLRICTECVTRTKQTLEDFCEMMNIPKMEDLTDEARQIIREIFDNDDCVGMWFERGECTLCTLEGKNVSLSVHEMEDHVLEHHRDTSAGGKCVKDCNLHFRTLEERADHERYCGAWCRECGTCFLKCDAHFRDVHHAYVCPGVGCVGTFRSLRTACKHVSWYHLWKVEKSGDGPAAALSRAKLFLSHQPEFASSFHVSSSVGCVGTSHSLRTV
- the LOC135937692 gene encoding uncharacterized protein LOC135937692 translates to MLMDNHGNSYAAFLFKSYASLLNTSQSFVQQRFHEEPALNESFGRWPFTFVLDQNGTIWMVVVDEIQPKYTLLKAAVSADSYIVEESRRRSHSHIRIPTRTKSDQKFIIIMTTYCTVVMLGFMIFLLLKVKRENTPLQNTSEAQKTSIFRDNGAIEGQYRVVDDVQAIATPPSAILLIISPRSAGRRKATPRTSKKPGEASRDTVENNNDSGPGQQEPLCEYVAPAPSRSPGGEDATTSESLQCLKILP
- the LOC135937691 gene encoding uncharacterized protein LOC135937691, translated to MFLVPEVPAAPQNFNPCAPPAPRRVRALYNVEPGRPPALMVGQNRQQMNRPAARPEFQIPPPGFGYIAPIMSENYSFNASRCSWCKLKFGVLTFERLTLQNNRADVCELCLARTQMTMERIFGRIEFDNNRNNNFRNIFDFTETGRVLGYMNDMVQCNHCPKKIPREEIVPHVIDIHNGGAFYKCPRNCENYFRNDQILQHSEQCVRQCIICVANGNLNAPLNLISHIKAEHWQYAICGITGCDGVSTEPDRMFNHMMENHVWRLQHV